In Ancalomicrobiaceae bacterium S20, the following proteins share a genomic window:
- the ybgC gene encoding tol-pal system-associated acyl-CoA thioesterase, whose product MTERATFPHSHPVRVYWEDTDAGGIVYHASYVRFLERGRTELLRSNGIDQSALAKSDDPVLFAVRFMELDFRRPAKLDDALTIETSVSEIGGARLIMPQRVLRGEEVLLEAKVVCAAITPEGKPRRVPDMIRSLFGFPIG is encoded by the coding sequence ATGACCGAGCGCGCCACCTTTCCGCACAGCCACCCCGTCCGCGTCTATTGGGAGGACACGGATGCCGGCGGCATCGTCTATCACGCCTCCTACGTCCGTTTTCTCGAACGCGGCCGGACCGAGCTGCTGCGGTCGAACGGCATCGACCAGTCGGCGCTGGCGAAGAGCGACGATCCGGTGCTGTTCGCGGTCCGGTTCATGGAGCTCGACTTCCGGCGTCCGGCGAAGCTCGACGATGCGTTGACGATCGAGACATCGGTCTCCGAGATCGGCGGCGCGCGCCTGATCATGCCGCAGCGCGTGCTGCGCGGCGAGGAGGTGCTGCTCGAGGCGAAGGTCGTCTGCGCGGCGATCACGCCGGAGGGCAAGCCGCGCCGCGTGCCGGACATGATCCGGTCCCTGTTCGGGTTCCCGATCGGGTGA
- the ruvB gene encoding Holliday junction branch migration DNA helicase RuvB produces the protein MSTPKRLLTPEKREEDVDASLRPQTLGDFVGQAAARENLKVFIEAAKTRREALDHVLFVGPPGLGKTTLAQIVSRELGVNFRATSGPVIAKAGDLAALLTNLEERDVLFIDEIHRLNPAVEEILYPAMEDYQLDLIIGEGPAARSVKIDLAKFTLVAATTRLGLLTTPLRDRFGIPVRLNFYTVDELEFIVRRGARIMGIGMTEEGANEIARRARGTPRIAGRLLRRVRDFALVAGKPEIDRQIADAALRRLEVDHAGLDQLDRRYLDVIALSFGGGPVGIETIAAALSEPRDAIEEIVEPYLIQQGFVQRTPRGRLLTPAAFKHMGLAVPAGREVQIGLGLFADEE, from the coding sequence ATGTCCACCCCGAAACGCCTGCTGACCCCCGAGAAGCGCGAGGAGGACGTCGATGCGTCGCTCCGGCCGCAGACGCTCGGCGATTTCGTCGGTCAGGCAGCGGCGCGCGAGAACCTCAAGGTGTTCATCGAGGCCGCCAAGACCCGTCGCGAGGCGCTCGACCATGTGCTGTTCGTCGGTCCGCCCGGCCTCGGCAAGACCACGCTGGCGCAGATCGTCAGCCGCGAGCTCGGCGTCAATTTCCGCGCCACCTCCGGGCCGGTGATCGCCAAGGCCGGCGATCTCGCCGCGCTGCTGACCAATCTCGAAGAGCGCGACGTCCTGTTCATCGACGAGATCCACCGGCTCAATCCGGCGGTCGAGGAAATCCTCTATCCGGCGATGGAGGACTATCAGCTCGACCTGATCATCGGCGAGGGGCCGGCGGCGCGCTCGGTCAAGATCGACCTCGCCAAGTTCACGCTGGTCGCGGCGACGACGCGGCTCGGGCTGCTGACCACGCCGCTCCGCGACCGCTTCGGCATCCCGGTGCGGCTGAATTTCTACACGGTCGACGAACTGGAGTTCATCGTGCGGCGCGGCGCACGGATCATGGGCATCGGCATGACCGAGGAGGGCGCCAACGAGATCGCCCGGCGCGCCCGGGGTACGCCGCGCATCGCCGGCCGACTGCTGCGCCGGGTGCGCGATTTCGCGCTGGTCGCCGGCAAGCCGGAGATCGATCGGCAGATCGCCGACGCGGCGCTCCGTCGGCTCGAGGTCGACCATGCCGGTCTCGACCAGCTCGACCGGCGCTATCTCGACGTGATCGCGCTCTCCTTCGGCGGCGGGCCGGTCGGCATCGAGACGATCGCGGCGGCCTTGTCCGAGCCGCGCGACGCGATCGAGGAGATCGTCGAGCCGTATCTGATCCAACAGGGTTTCGTGCAGCGCACGCCGCGCGGCCGGCTGCTGACGCCGGCGGCGTTCAAGCACATGGGGCTCGCGGTGCCGGCGGGCCGCGAGGTGCAGATCGGGCTCGGGCTCTTCGCCGACGAGGAATGA